A stretch of DNA from Candidatus Neomarinimicrobiota bacterium:
CCTGCCGTTTTTGAAGATATCCTTTAGATCGGTGGATAGGGTGCTTCCCAGAATGGCAGATTCAGCCTTATCTCCAAAATAGAATGTGATCTTGAATCCACCTGGAATGATAGACAACCAGAAAATTGTTTTTGATTTCCTGGTCACCTTCATGAGCCAGGATTTACCGTCGGCATAATATCTCCATTCCTCTGAGAAATCTGGATACTGGGAATGGATGTGATTAAAAATGGATTGCCACCATATTTTTGCCTCTCCCAGGTGAGAGAAGATGATTTCCTCACTGGGATATTGATCTTTGTTAGAAAGGAGCGGTGTTTCCATCATGCATCAATCAGCCAGGCAGGCCCTGTTCTTTTAACTCGCGTTGTGAAATAAACAGACCCACCAGCAGGGCGATGACACAAAACAAACTGGGGGCCCAGGGCGCTTCTGCCCCGGTTGCAGCCAGGACCGTCAGGGTTGTAGATAACACAACGGACCAGAAGACCAGGCCAACGAGAGGGATGGCGATGCCCGACCAGCTTCTGGCATGTTTTGTAAAGGAAAAAAGTATCA
This window harbors:
- a CDS encoding DUF3788 family protein — translated: MMETPLLSNKDQYPSEEIIFSHLGEAKIWWQSIFNHIHSQYPDFSEEWRYYADGKSWLMKVTRKSKTIFWLSIIPGGFKITFYFGDKAESAILGSTLSTDLKDIFKNGRRFGKIRAITQEVRGAREISEIKTLIELKLSIK